One Methylophaga marina DNA window includes the following coding sequences:
- a CDS encoding flagellar motor protein — translation MDILSILGLIVGFGAILVGQYLEGGHIDTILNAVALLIVMGGTLGAVMLQTPMSTFLRAMRMCLWIIKPPKLSAHQQLEKILEWNQVARREGLIRLESMAIDESDLFTQKGLQLIADGIEPEVLREVLENDLDIQESDDFQAAKVFEAMGGYSPTIGIIGAVMGLIHVMGNLADPASLGSGIAVAFVATIYGVGLANLLFLPIGNKLKALINKRSRLQMMLIEGLIGVADGDNPRNIESRLQAYLN, via the coding sequence ATGGATATTTTAAGTATCCTCGGTCTGATAGTCGGTTTTGGTGCCATATTAGTGGGCCAGTACCTCGAAGGCGGTCATATCGACACCATACTGAATGCCGTTGCATTATTAATCGTTATGGGAGGTACGCTCGGTGCTGTGATGCTGCAAACCCCAATGAGCACTTTTCTTCGTGCGATGCGTATGTGTTTATGGATTATTAAGCCCCCCAAATTATCGGCTCATCAGCAACTAGAAAAAATACTGGAATGGAATCAGGTCGCTCGTCGGGAAGGCTTAATCCGATTAGAGTCTATGGCGATTGATGAATCTGACCTTTTCACTCAAAAAGGTTTGCAATTGATTGCTGATGGCATTGAACCAGAAGTGCTGCGAGAAGTATTAGAAAACGACCTGGATATTCAAGAGTCGGATGATTTTCAGGCAGCAAAAGTGTTTGAAGCTATGGGTGGCTACTCGCCGACTATCGGTATTATTGGCGCAGTAATGGGATTAATACATGTCATGGGTAATCTCGCCGATCCGGCCTCACTTGGCTCAGGAATTGCAGTTGCTTTTGTGGCTACCATTTATGGCGTTGGTCTCGCTAATTTATTGTTTTTACCCATAGGTAATAAGTTAAAAGCCCTGATTAATAAACGTAGTCGCCTTCAAATGATGTTAATCGAAGGTTTGATTGGTGTAGCAGACGGAGACAACCCAAGAAATATTGAAAGTCGTCTTCAGGCCTATTTAAATTAA
- a CDS encoding protein-glutamate methylesterase/protein-glutamine glutaminase, which produces MTVKVLIVDDSSFFRKRLAEIIATDPRLQVIATASNGEEAIREVQRHHPDVVTMDLEMPVMDGITAVRKIKTIRHTPVLMLSTWTTEGAKSTLDALEAGATDFLPKRFEDLSSDKIEAQRKLCQRIYQLASGFQASQSDIPANRATNSQTQVAAAKPEKSFNTTPELVAIGTSTGGPVALQKVLTQLPASFPCPILLIQHMPATFTPSFAERLNTQCAIRVKQAENGEHLVPGTAYLAPGGEQMLLKGRPNNLYLSIEPGDVKETYKPCVDLTFDSIAHICGSKTLAVILTGMGSDGRNGCESIKKKAGKIWAQDQQSSTIYGMPMAVAKAGLADKILDINEIGRQLAELS; this is translated from the coding sequence GTGACGGTTAAGGTTCTGATAGTCGATGACTCAAGTTTTTTCCGTAAACGTCTTGCTGAAATCATAGCAACTGATCCGCGACTCCAGGTTATTGCCACGGCCAGTAATGGTGAAGAAGCCATTCGCGAAGTACAGCGTCATCACCCAGATGTAGTGACTATGGACTTAGAAATGCCGGTGATGGATGGCATCACAGCTGTTCGAAAGATTAAAACCATTCGCCATACACCGGTTTTGATGTTGTCCACCTGGACAACTGAAGGCGCCAAATCGACTTTAGATGCATTGGAAGCCGGAGCCACTGACTTTTTACCAAAACGCTTTGAAGATCTATCAAGCGATAAAATTGAAGCTCAGCGTAAGCTCTGTCAACGTATTTACCAACTAGCCAGTGGTTTTCAGGCCAGTCAATCAGACATACCTGCCAATAGAGCCACTAACAGTCAAACACAAGTGGCGGCCGCTAAACCCGAAAAGTCATTCAATACCACACCTGAACTTGTTGCTATTGGCACTTCAACAGGTGGGCCCGTTGCTTTACAAAAAGTGTTAACGCAGTTACCAGCGAGTTTTCCCTGCCCTATTTTACTCATTCAGCATATGCCGGCCACCTTTACGCCATCATTTGCAGAACGTCTAAATACACAGTGTGCGATTCGAGTAAAACAGGCTGAAAATGGTGAACATTTAGTGCCAGGAACAGCTTATCTCGCCCCTGGTGGTGAACAAATGTTGCTTAAAGGCCGACCGAATAATCTCTATCTCAGTATTGAGCCGGGAGATGTGAAGGAGACCTATAAACCCTGTGTCGATTTAACATTTGACTCTATTGCACACATCTGTGGTTCAAAAACCTTAGCGGTGATTTTAACGGGTATGGGTAGTGATGGTCGTAATGGCTGTGAAAGTATCAAGAAAAAAGCAGGCAAGATCTGGGCTCAAGACCAGCAAAGTAGCACGATTTATGGCATGCCTATGGCAGTGGCCAAAGCCGGATTAGCTGACAAAATATTGGATATTAATGAAATTGGCCGTCAACTGGCGGAATTGAGTTGA
- a CDS encoding chemotaxis protein CheA: MALDTDDEILQDFLVEAEEILEGLNEQLVELENSPQDADLLNSIFRGFHTIKGGAGFLSLEAMVNLCHKSEDLFNLLRQGERFVDADMMDTFLKVLDILNTMFAEIKSGQYPSPADAEVIESLSAYLNNDSAPASAPEPEPEVVEEVTPPPASTESSSADAPADDEITDDEFEALLDQLHGNSAPGIKDSEKAPKEPPAPAASASSSSNSDDITEEEFEALLDELQGAKKAEAEKPVPPPAAAKAAPSPSTDKAAEPKAPTPTPKPAEKAASEKVEAKAAPAKQAADTSVRVDTSRLDEIMNMVGELVLVRNRISTLESSFENEEMAKAVNNLRVVTGDLQTAVMKTRMQPIKKVFGRFPRVVRDIARSLKKDIDLELRGEETDLDKNLVEALADPLVHLVRNAVDHGVEMPDVREAAGKPRQGKVVLSAAQEGDHILLTIADDGAGMNPETLRRKAVEKGMMDEDTAARLTESECFSLIFSPGFSMKQEISDISGRGVGMDVVKTSISKLNGVIDIQSEVGVGTTLSIKVPLTLAIMPTLMVMLGEQIFAFPLVNVNEIFHLDLSKTNVVDGQQTIMVRNKALPLFYLSKWLTKGRTDGKKPEIEHVVIVNVGTQRVGFVVDVLLGQEEVVIKPLGALLQGTHGFAGATITGDGRIALILDFPELMKVHANRGY; encoded by the coding sequence ATGGCGCTGGATACAGATGATGAAATCCTGCAAGACTTTCTTGTTGAAGCAGAAGAAATATTAGAAGGTCTGAACGAACAGCTTGTAGAGCTCGAAAATAGCCCACAAGATGCTGATCTCCTTAACTCTATTTTTCGTGGTTTTCATACCATTAAAGGTGGGGCAGGTTTTCTCAGCCTGGAAGCAATGGTCAATCTTTGCCACAAAAGTGAAGATTTATTCAATCTGCTAAGACAAGGCGAACGCTTTGTTGATGCCGATATGATGGACACCTTTCTTAAGGTGCTCGACATATTGAATACCATGTTTGCGGAAATCAAATCCGGTCAATACCCCAGCCCGGCTGATGCTGAAGTCATTGAGTCATTATCAGCTTATTTAAATAACGACTCAGCCCCCGCTTCTGCACCTGAGCCCGAACCAGAAGTGGTCGAAGAAGTCACTCCTCCCCCTGCTTCAACTGAGTCAAGTTCAGCTGATGCGCCTGCAGATGACGAAATCACAGATGATGAATTCGAAGCCTTGCTAGACCAGTTACATGGTAATTCAGCACCTGGCATAAAAGACTCAGAAAAAGCACCAAAAGAACCGCCTGCTCCTGCGGCTTCCGCGTCAAGCTCATCCAACAGTGACGATATCACTGAAGAAGAATTTGAAGCATTGCTTGACGAATTACAAGGTGCAAAAAAAGCAGAAGCGGAAAAACCAGTGCCGCCACCAGCAGCAGCTAAAGCTGCGCCCTCTCCTAGCACTGATAAAGCAGCAGAACCTAAGGCTCCTACACCTACACCAAAGCCAGCCGAAAAAGCAGCTTCTGAAAAGGTCGAAGCCAAGGCAGCACCAGCTAAACAAGCTGCCGATACCAGTGTACGTGTTGATACAAGTCGTCTCGATGAAATCATGAACATGGTGGGTGAATTGGTGCTGGTACGAAACCGCATCAGCACACTCGAGTCTTCATTTGAAAATGAAGAGATGGCAAAAGCGGTCAATAACCTTCGTGTTGTCACGGGTGACCTGCAAACGGCTGTAATGAAAACGCGCATGCAACCGATCAAAAAAGTATTTGGTCGCTTCCCGCGAGTGGTTCGTGATATTGCCAGAAGCCTGAAAAAAGATATTGATCTTGAACTCCGTGGTGAAGAAACTGATCTCGACAAAAACTTAGTCGAAGCTCTCGCAGATCCGCTTGTGCATTTAGTCAGAAACGCTGTTGACCATGGTGTTGAAATGCCTGATGTCCGCGAAGCTGCTGGTAAACCGCGTCAAGGTAAAGTCGTACTGTCTGCCGCTCAAGAAGGTGATCATATTCTTCTCACTATCGCAGATGATGGTGCGGGTATGAACCCGGAAACGCTGCGTCGCAAGGCGGTTGAAAAAGGCATGATGGATGAAGACACCGCCGCCAGACTTACCGAATCAGAGTGTTTTTCACTAATCTTCTCTCCCGGTTTTTCCATGAAGCAGGAGATTTCAGATATTTCTGGCCGTGGTGTGGGTATGGATGTGGTGAAAACCAGCATATCTAAACTCAATGGTGTCATAGATATTCAATCTGAAGTGGGTGTGGGCACAACCTTATCCATCAAAGTCCCCCTAACGTTAGCCATTATGCCGACATTAATGGTCATGCTCGGTGAGCAGATTTTTGCTTTCCCATTGGTGAACGTGAATGAAATTTTCCATCTCGATCTTTCTAAAACCAATGTCGTTGATGGACAACAAACCATTATGGTGAGAAATAAAGCCTTACCCTTATTCTACCTCAGCAAGTGGCTAACCAAAGGTCGAACTGATGGAAAAAAACCAGAGATCGAGCATGTTGTTATTGTGAATGTGGGTACTCAGCGTGTCGGTTTCGTTGTTGATGTATTGCTAGGTCAAGAAGAAGTTGTAATTAAACCACTTGGAGCTTTGTTACAAGGAACTCATGGGTTTGCTGGCGCGACTATTACTGGTGACGGCCGCATTGCATTAATTTTGGATTTTCCAGAATTAATGAAAGTCCATGCTAACCGTGGATACTAG
- a CDS encoding protein phosphatase CheZ, whose amino-acid sequence MALVNQATQLDAAKALVEALEKNDEKAAEEQLTILAKAQESQLFKEVGKLTRELHDSLNNFNLDDRLIDLTQNDMPNTRDRLNYVITTTEEAAHKTLGYIDNTLPLAQELRNTAEKIDESWHRFRKKEMNADEFRILVKEIENYLPTVKQHADQVHHNLSEMMLAQGFQDLTGQVIRQVISLVEEVEDSLVQLVKVAGKPQPSSNKKEIDPIKAEGPQINAQDNPNVVNNQDDVDDLLSSLGF is encoded by the coding sequence ATGGCTTTAGTAAATCAGGCAACCCAATTGGATGCAGCAAAAGCCCTCGTTGAGGCGCTTGAAAAAAATGATGAGAAAGCGGCTGAGGAGCAATTGACTATTCTTGCAAAAGCACAGGAAAGTCAGTTATTCAAAGAAGTTGGCAAACTGACTCGCGAATTACACGACTCCTTAAATAATTTTAATCTCGACGACAGACTCATTGATTTAACTCAAAATGATATGCCTAACACACGTGACCGACTTAACTATGTCATCACCACGACTGAAGAAGCAGCACATAAAACGTTAGGTTATATAGATAACACCCTACCTTTGGCTCAAGAACTCCGAAATACTGCCGAAAAGATAGATGAGAGCTGGCACCGTTTTCGGAAAAAGGAAATGAATGCAGATGAGTTCCGCATATTGGTAAAAGAAATCGAAAACTATTTACCGACAGTGAAACAACATGCTGATCAAGTTCATCATAATTTATCTGAAATGATGTTAGCTCAGGGCTTCCAAGATTTGACCGGACAAGTGATTCGTCAGGTGATTAGCTTGGTAGAAGAAGTGGAAGATAGTTTGGTGCAGTTAGTCAAAGTGGCTGGCAAACCTCAACCGTCTTCTAATAAAAAAGAAATTGACCCAATTAAAGCTGAAGGTCCACAGATAAACGCACAAGATAATCCGAATGTGGTGAATAACCAGGATGATGTGGATGACTTGTTATCTAGCCTTGGCTTCTGA
- the cheY gene encoding chemotaxis response regulator CheY yields the protein MKILIVDDFSTMRRIIKNLLRDLGFNNTQEADDGLTALPILQAGGIDFLVTDWNMPGMQGIDLLKTVRADEKLASLPVLMVTAETKREQIIEAAQAGVNGYIVKPFTAATLKEKIEKIFERINAQ from the coding sequence ATGAAAATCCTGATCGTGGATGACTTTTCCACTATGCGTCGGATCATAAAAAATCTGTTACGGGATTTGGGATTCAACAACACGCAAGAAGCCGATGATGGCTTAACAGCTTTGCCCATACTTCAAGCAGGTGGAATTGATTTTCTGGTCACTGATTGGAACATGCCCGGCATGCAAGGGATTGATCTACTAAAAACAGTCCGTGCTGATGAAAAACTCGCCTCATTGCCAGTACTCATGGTAACCGCAGAGACCAAACGCGAACAAATCATTGAAGCTGCACAAGCGGGTGTCAACGGTTATATCGTCAAACCATTCACTGCAGCGACGCTCAAGGAAAAAATCGAAAAGATTTTTGAACGCATTAACGCACAATAA
- a CDS encoding RNA polymerase sigma factor FliA gives MSNRAVMYTSGQSKSELIEQHAPLVKRIAYHMIARLPASVDVEDLIQAGMIGLLDASHQYNSAQGASFETYAGIRIRGSMLDEIRRNDWAPRSVHRKAREIAEQMHKIEQEKGRNASDSEVAAALGIDINEYYQQLHDSSGYQVFSLDEFTDNDETQAHPISVGPSGPDDEVQDDDFQQALAQAIDTLPERERLLMSLYYNDELNLKEIGEVLGVSESRVSQIHSQTVIRLRAKLRDWIM, from the coding sequence ATGAGTAACAGAGCAGTCATGTATACATCGGGTCAAAGTAAATCAGAGTTGATTGAGCAACACGCGCCTCTGGTCAAACGAATCGCTTATCACATGATTGCGAGATTACCAGCGTCAGTTGATGTTGAAGATTTAATTCAGGCAGGCATGATTGGCCTACTCGATGCCTCTCACCAGTACAACTCCGCTCAGGGCGCAAGTTTTGAAACCTATGCAGGCATCCGTATACGTGGTTCCATGCTGGATGAAATCCGCCGCAATGACTGGGCGCCCAGATCGGTGCACAGAAAAGCCCGTGAAATCGCGGAACAAATGCATAAAATCGAACAGGAAAAAGGACGGAATGCTTCAGACAGTGAGGTAGCCGCGGCGCTTGGTATCGATATCAACGAGTATTATCAACAACTGCACGATTCAAGTGGTTATCAGGTTTTTAGCCTGGATGAGTTTACTGATAATGATGAAACCCAGGCTCACCCTATATCTGTCGGCCCCAGTGGGCCAGATGATGAAGTTCAGGATGATGATTTCCAACAGGCATTGGCACAAGCCATAGACACACTCCCAGAGCGTGAGCGCTTATTAATGAGCCTGTATTATAATGACGAATTAAATTTAAAGGAGATCGGCGAGGTTCTGGGCGTAAGTGAGTCCAGAGTCAGTCAAATTCATAGTCAGACTGTGATTCGACTTCGCGCCAAACTTCGTGACTGGATTATGTAA
- a CDS encoding MinD/ParA family protein: MAENTQPHDQAAGLRKMTQAIRPVKVIAIASGKGGVGKTNVTVNLGVALAALGKEVVLLDADLGLANIDVMLGLHPQYNLLHVLDGTKSLRDIIVEGPSGLKIIPAASGVKKMAELSTAEHAGMIQAFSEMDQHIDVLLIDSAAGIADSVITFSKAAQEVIVVVCDEPASITDAYALIKLLSREHQVERFHIVTNMCRSVQEGRELFDKISLVCDRFLDVTLDFMGIVPFDEDLRRSVKKQRSVVEAFPRSKAATAFAHLAKKIEYWPVQKQPRGHMEFFVERLIQASMEMA; encoded by the coding sequence ATGGCTGAAAATACCCAACCCCATGATCAAGCTGCAGGCCTTCGCAAAATGACGCAAGCCATCAGGCCCGTTAAAGTGATTGCTATTGCCAGTGGCAAAGGTGGTGTAGGTAAAACAAATGTGACGGTTAATCTCGGCGTCGCGTTAGCTGCTTTAGGAAAAGAAGTTGTCCTGCTTGATGCGGATTTGGGCTTGGCAAATATTGACGTGATGTTAGGGCTCCATCCCCAATACAACTTGTTGCATGTATTAGATGGAACCAAATCACTCAGAGACATTATTGTTGAAGGCCCATCTGGCCTGAAGATTATTCCAGCCGCTTCTGGTGTGAAAAAAATGGCTGAACTCAGCACGGCTGAACATGCCGGCATGATCCAAGCATTTAGTGAGATGGATCAACACATCGACGTGCTATTGATTGACAGTGCGGCAGGTATCGCTGACAGTGTTATCACTTTTAGTAAAGCGGCTCAGGAAGTGATTGTTGTAGTTTGTGACGAACCAGCCTCAATCACAGACGCCTATGCTTTGATTAAGCTTCTCAGCCGTGAGCATCAGGTTGAACGCTTCCATATCGTGACCAACATGTGCCGAAGCGTGCAGGAAGGTCGTGAACTTTTTGATAAGATTTCTTTAGTCTGTGATCGCTTTCTCGACGTGACCCTGGACTTTATGGGTATAGTACCGTTTGATGAAGACTTAAGACGGTCAGTGAAAAAACAACGTAGTGTAGTAGAAGCATTTCCACGTAGCAAAGCGGCTACAGCATTTGCACATTTAGCCAAAAAAATTGAATATTGGCCTGTACAGAAACAACCTCGTGGCCATATGGAATTTTTTGTTGAGCGACTCATTCAGGCAAGTATGGAAATGGCATGA
- the flhF gene encoding flagellar biosynthesis protein FlhF: MKIKRFQAADVRQAIREVRDVLGPDAVILSNTRVDGGIEIVAATDYDESQFRRQAQVETASIQAQQPPRVEINPTPDTYAHEQPQAAPKQNIWSQEPTLVQMRKEIAGLRNMLQNQLSDLTWKDMERQNPTQVQLLKRFMQMGIDVELAKSITAKMHGIDDLETAWRHCLGSLASQIQLTEEDILTQGGIYALVGPTGVGKTTTIAKLAARCALKHGARQVALITTDCYRIGGQEQLRTYARILGVPVRVARTHAELTETLNDLLDRRFILIDTAGMNQRDIKLTEKFAVIKQQSPRVKTYLTMSANTQASAMDDIIHAYSHLNLSGCVLTKTDEASSLGGAVSALVRHHLPLAYVANGQQVPEDLSLARPNTLVNQASELMNDEQQLDPQTVSSYGGFAAYG, from the coding sequence ATGAAAATCAAACGTTTCCAAGCAGCTGATGTGCGTCAAGCTATTCGTGAGGTTCGGGATGTACTGGGCCCGGATGCGGTCATACTGTCCAATACTCGTGTCGATGGTGGTATTGAAATTGTGGCTGCTACTGACTATGACGAATCACAGTTTCGTCGTCAGGCGCAAGTCGAAACAGCTTCTATACAAGCACAGCAACCTCCTCGAGTTGAAATAAATCCAACTCCAGACACATATGCGCACGAACAACCACAAGCAGCGCCAAAACAAAATATCTGGTCTCAGGAACCAACTCTGGTTCAGATGCGTAAAGAAATTGCTGGCTTACGTAATATGCTACAAAATCAGCTATCGGATCTGACCTGGAAAGATATGGAGCGTCAGAATCCAACCCAGGTACAGCTACTAAAACGTTTTATGCAGATGGGCATTGACGTGGAACTCGCCAAATCTATCACCGCAAAAATGCATGGTATTGATGATTTGGAAACAGCATGGCGGCATTGTCTGGGCTCATTAGCTTCACAAATTCAGCTCACAGAAGAGGACATTCTGACTCAAGGTGGCATCTATGCTTTGGTCGGTCCAACAGGCGTTGGAAAAACGACCACCATAGCTAAACTCGCCGCCCGGTGTGCTCTAAAGCACGGTGCACGGCAAGTTGCCTTGATCACCACCGACTGCTATCGCATAGGAGGTCAGGAGCAGTTACGTACCTATGCCCGAATTTTGGGTGTACCTGTGAGAGTGGCCAGAACCCATGCTGAACTCACTGAAACTCTTAATGACCTGCTTGATCGCCGCTTTATCCTGATAGATACTGCGGGAATGAATCAACGTGATATAAAACTGACAGAGAAGTTTGCTGTGATAAAACAGCAGTCCCCTCGTGTCAAAACATACTTAACCATGTCAGCAAACACTCAAGCCAGTGCGATGGATGATATTATTCATGCTTATTCTCACTTGAACTTGAGTGGCTGTGTTTTAACTAAAACAGATGAAGCCAGCAGTCTCGGTGGTGCAGTATCGGCTTTAGTACGTCACCATTTACCCCTAGCCTATGTGGCAAATGGTCAGCAAGTGCCGGAAGATCTGAGTCTCGCTCGACCCAATACATTAGTTAACCAGGCCAGCGAATTGATGAATGATGAGCAACAACTGGATCCCCAAACAGTATCCAGCTACGGAGGTTTTGCCGCTTATGGCTGA
- the flhA gene encoding flagellar biosynthesis protein FlhA produces the protein MENNVLAARFKSVVNGQLATPMLLVALLAMVILPLPAFMLDMLFTFNIALSLVIVLASIYMLKPLHFAAFPSILLIATLLRLALNVASTRIILMEGHTGAAAAGNVIEAFGEFVIGGNYAVGFVVFAILVIINFVVVTKGATRIAEVSARFTLDSMPGKQMAIDADLNAGLIDQDEARRRREEIMQESDFYGSMDGASKFVRGDAVAGILILFINIIGGFIIGVAQHDLSFSQAAQNYTLLTIGDGLVAQLPSLLLASAAGLLITRSTKEQDMGQQIVNQLLSDPKTLAVTSTIIGGLGLIPGMPNIPFLILAAIGGTCAFLIHKRQKVATENELAAAQQPTSEAAREQRELSWDDLSPVDPIGLEVGYRLIPLVDKSQGGQLMNRIKGIRKKISQEMGFLIPPVHIRDNLDLAPTAYQITLFGVTFGEAEVYPDRMLAINPGQVFGDLEGIKTQDPAFGLDAIWIETGQREYAQAQGYTVVDVDTVIATHLSKILNNHAHDLLGREEVQHLLDNLAKSAPKLVEGLVPDTVPLGTVQKVLQNLLEENIPVRDIRTITESISEQAARNPDPEAITAATRMSLSHSIIQHINGTRTDLPIITLDPELEQILLKTLQASGEGGASLEPGLAENMHKNLQEATQRQEMTGDAAILVVQAGLRSWISRFIRHSIPGLNVLSYNEIPDDKQIRIVANIGR, from the coding sequence ATGGAAAATAATGTACTGGCGGCCCGTTTTAAATCAGTCGTAAACGGTCAATTAGCCACACCAATGCTTCTGGTGGCATTGCTGGCCATGGTGATTCTGCCTTTACCAGCGTTTATGCTGGACATGCTCTTCACTTTTAATATTGCTTTATCACTGGTAATCGTATTAGCCAGTATTTACATGCTAAAACCACTGCATTTTGCAGCCTTTCCCAGTATTTTGTTGATAGCGACCTTACTCAGGCTCGCCTTAAATGTGGCTTCAACCCGTATTATTTTGATGGAAGGCCATACTGGTGCTGCAGCCGCAGGAAACGTCATTGAAGCCTTCGGTGAGTTTGTTATTGGTGGTAACTATGCTGTGGGTTTTGTGGTCTTTGCCATCCTGGTTATTATTAACTTTGTTGTTGTCACCAAAGGGGCCACCCGTATTGCTGAAGTGAGTGCTCGGTTTACCTTGGACTCCATGCCCGGTAAACAAATGGCTATTGATGCCGATCTCAATGCCGGTCTGATCGACCAAGATGAAGCGCGTCGTCGTCGTGAAGAAATCATGCAGGAATCAGACTTTTACGGCTCCATGGATGGTGCCAGTAAATTTGTTCGGGGTGATGCCGTAGCCGGGATATTGATCCTGTTTATCAATATTATCGGTGGCTTTATTATTGGTGTTGCCCAACATGATTTAAGCTTTTCTCAAGCGGCTCAAAACTACACACTGTTAACCATTGGTGATGGCTTGGTCGCTCAGTTACCTTCACTTTTATTAGCATCAGCAGCAGGCCTGCTGATTACACGCTCAACAAAAGAACAAGACATGGGACAGCAGATTGTTAATCAGTTGCTGAGCGATCCCAAAACACTGGCTGTCACCTCAACCATTATCGGTGGATTAGGCTTGATTCCGGGCATGCCTAATATCCCTTTCCTGATTCTGGCTGCCATTGGTGGCACCTGTGCCTTCCTGATTCATAAGCGTCAAAAAGTTGCCACGGAAAATGAATTAGCGGCGGCACAACAGCCCACTTCAGAAGCAGCAAGAGAACAGCGCGAATTGAGTTGGGACGATCTCAGCCCTGTAGATCCTATCGGCCTGGAAGTCGGTTACCGACTAATTCCTCTGGTAGATAAATCTCAGGGTGGGCAGTTAATGAATAGAATCAAAGGCATACGTAAAAAAATATCACAGGAAATGGGCTTTTTAATCCCTCCCGTGCATATTCGAGACAACCTCGATCTGGCACCAACAGCCTATCAAATCACTCTGTTTGGTGTGACCTTTGGCGAAGCTGAAGTTTATCCCGACAGAATGTTAGCCATTAATCCTGGACAGGTTTTTGGCGATCTCGAAGGTATCAAAACGCAAGATCCGGCTTTTGGGCTAGACGCTATCTGGATTGAGACTGGGCAGCGTGAATATGCACAAGCACAAGGTTATACCGTGGTAGATGTAGATACGGTCATTGCAACTCATCTGAGTAAGATTCTCAACAATCATGCTCATGATCTGCTTGGCCGTGAAGAGGTTCAACATTTACTTGATAACCTGGCCAAGTCTGCGCCTAAACTGGTTGAGGGGCTGGTGCCAGATACGGTACCACTTGGGACGGTACAGAAGGTTCTGCAGAATCTGCTGGAAGAGAATATTCCTGTACGTGATATACGTACCATTACTGAATCCATATCAGAGCAGGCCGCCCGTAATCCCGATCCGGAAGCGATCACGGCAGCAACCCGTATGTCGCTCAGTCATTCCATCATTCAACATATTAATGGTACACGTACAGATCTCCCTATCATTACACTGGATCCAGAACTGGAACAGATATTGCTAAAAACTTTACAGGCATCCGGTGAAGGTGGAGCCAGTCTGGAACCAGGTCTGGCAGAAAATATGCACAAGAACTTGCAAGAAGCGACACAAAGACAGGAAATGACAGGTGATGCAGCGATTCTTGTTGTTCAAGCAGGTTTGAGAAGTTGGATTTCTCGCTTTATTCGCCACTCTATTCCCGGATTGAATGTATTGTCCTACAACGAAATACCGGACGATAAACAAATAAGAATAGTGGCCAATATTGGTCGATAA